The genomic region TTGAGATGAGTCTCTCCAGTGCATGACCAGTGTACAGAATTTCAGCCATTATTACAAACATGACTGGGAGGAAGGAcgtgggaggatgagggagaggagagagggattctggccgaggaggataggagaggaggactgatggggaggagagggagagtgtggcggaggaggacaggagagagggagagtgcggtagaggaggagaggagagggggagtctgGCAGCAGAGATAGTGAATTGGCTCCCCATAGACCTGGCAGGTGGCTACATTGAGGGATCGGCTTACCTTTGGCAAGAAGAGAGCCCGCGGCCACCCGGTACTCAGTGACAAGCTAATTGATACATGTCGCAGGGCTTGCTCCTGTCACTAAATCCGTGCGGCACTGGAGAGACCTGCTAAGGTGGAAAAATGACTGAATGATATAAGATCTGATTCTCAATGGAGTCGTGCAGTAAAGATCAAAGAGGCGGGACAGTAGAGAGATGGCTGGGTTGTTGTTCCAGTACATCAAACCTGGATACTGTTatgtatggatggatggctgtgaACTAAATCACAGAGGCTTTGGTGACGGTTGAAGTTACAGTAAATTAGGAGCGATGGGCTGTTTAACTACAGCATCTCTGAGATGTCACTCCTGATATGACAGATAAACTAAGGGGAGACATGCTGTCCATTTTAATTAAAGTAAATAAAGGCGTCAGAGCCGTCTCTGTGATATAAAATACCTGTTGTTGCCTTAGAAACATTGATTgtacctgtcatttgtttttatGCAGGTGTTCTTTCACttcctctgccctctctctcatcAGTAGTGCAATTAGGTTTGAGATGTCCTATATTAATACATACCACTGTTGCTGTCTTGCTGACGTTCTGATGAATCAGAGACTGATTGCAGGGCCTACAGGCAACAGAGCATTTTCCAAATTCCACCCACATATTTCCTCAGTTCAAGACAGAGGTTGCGcttttttacttttgtttgtcAAGACTGACCTCTGGTGGTTGGAGTAGGTAACAGTGAACGGTCTTTGGAAAAAGCCAAACTGAACGCCACAACATTTTGTGTCTTGTAATTTCCtgtttattttaattaaaaacagACCAACTTTACTGCATTTGAGCAAAAGTGGCTTCTAAGAAAATAATGCTTTTGCTAATTCTGTAAACGTTTTGTTTTTTTCCAAATCCACTTCCATTCTCGTCTGTAGACTATTAAAACAATGAACTAGGTCAAATGAAAATGACACCTTAATTCTGTCCAGTTTGTATGtgggcatttccatgtaaaaagccCCATGTaacgtgaagttcataggagcatatcaaatttGTGTCAAATGAAAGAAAGCTAAGGGTCTATATTTTGGAGAAATTAAGAGACATACAATGGGGTcctaaattattgacacccttgatacaGCTGAGCAgaaatttttttatatatttttttgtcatttagcagtcgctcttatccagagcgactagggttaagtgccttgctcaagggcacatagacagatttttcacctagtcagctcggggattagaaccagtgacctttcagttactggcacaacgctaagctacctgccaccacatgactgtataaaataaatacttcaaatactgagctatattgtatgctaaaaaaggggctcagagaaagagattttgtttaacaagtaaacattttttattttcaaaAGGTAGGGGGTCAAGCTTATTGACACCTCTAAAGATTCTTACAAATAAAGTAAagtaagtttagtatttggtcccatattcctggtatgcaatgactacatcaagcttgtgactctacaaacttgttggatgcatttgcagttcatTTTGGTTGCGTTATTTATATTTGTGCTCAATAAATGGTAAatatgtattgtgtcattttggagtcacttttattgtaaataagaatagaatatgtttctaaacacttctacattatgCTACCACGATTACGGATAACACTGAATAAATCgcgaataatgatgagtgagaacgtTACAGACagtcaaatatcatacccccaagacatgctaacctcccctgtcattgtaatggtgagaggttagcatgtcttgggggtatgatatttgtgcctctgtaactttctcactcgtcATCTTTCACGATTCATTCAGCATTATCAGTAATCATGGTAGCAAGTTTATAAAATGTTGCCAAGTGTCTTGTCATTttttaccaaaaacccacataccTTTAAGATATTTTCTTTATTTCTCTCCTTCATGAGAAGTGAGGattatgaaagttcacagaagtaacaagtaaatgTAGACCTACCCATTAGTTAGAGTGTTGTTTCTGATAACAATTTGGCTTATGATTAAAACATCCTGTTACCAAATCGGTAACTATTTTGGTCAGGCTGATCTTAGGCTAAATTTGGACCAAAACGGACTGAGTAAACATAGACCAATTTGGGATGACCATTTTTTGGGCAAAAAAACAGTCACGATGGACAGACCTGATATCGCCCATAATTTGCCATCCGTGGACATCACGTGCTGAGTCGGAGAATGACCAAAACATCTGTAACAGAATGACTGTAACTCAATTCATAATGACTGTAACTCAATTCATAGAAATTCATAATAGTTGGGtcaaccacagttgggtcacctgctactgtcctccattccactggcatactgttactgtatgttcagctcataactgttttctttctatTTCTGTTGCGTGGTGGTTCAAGCAACagtgtgaaaacagtctggacaacccctccctctcgctccccctctcacggttcttactgacacctacctatgagcggcaggtagcctagcggttagagagttgtgccagtaaccgaaaagttgtTAGTTCGGATCCCTGAATCGACAAGGTGaggaatctgtcgatgtgccctcgagcaaggcaccttacctaattgctccagggttgccgttgataatggtaggctgtgaccccactctctgagggtgtctcaaAAAACACTTTTACAATTCCCACATGTGTATtaatgaaataggacaaatataagcacacaACACATTTTTAtcatgagccccctctctttccatttactatAACCAGCCCTCTCCTCACTGAGCACTGACCGACACCGGACATCCATGGATgctgaaaagtagttgaaatttggtcagtccaaatctgaaccaatcatagatgaccgtttcacaagtttggacagtatagtacagtacagtaaagtcgGGTAGAGTATAggtcagtacattacagtacaatagagcacactagagtacagtataatttactctattgtactgtactgaactctacagtgctgcactctactgtattctactgagctgtactttgatgtccaaattTGTTCAACATAGaggtctatgattggttcagatttggtctggtccggaacaaccaaatgtggtctttttttgggggcggagctcattagaataatacccagtgtgtagaataatacccaaatatgcaaaggaggatattaaatttttctacctttgtgtacctatctAGGATACCTCACCATGATAATAATGACATTCATAATTatacatttctgtgtagtacatatcagggacccatgatgttaTTCTGTTACCGGGTGTCGATCCACTTCAATAACCAAAATCGTTTTTTTCAAACAACTGAGATGTCATCTCATAGCTGACGCCCGAttgtttctgcagacatcttttaaTCTTAATTCGGAGAATATATTTAACAGAGTGTTTGGAAAACATGGTCAATCCATAGTTTTTGTTGTTTGGTACTTTTAAAGTGAGAAATCAGAGTCTCAGTGTCATTCTGTTACCGTTGAATTGACCATGTGTCAGCTATGATCAAAATCTAACCATGCAACTCATCCTATAAGAGTCATTGTCACATATTCAGCTATGCCACCAAAAACAACACTCATGTTAATGGTTGGGGATGATAACAACACGTTGCCAAATGTAATAGGAAAATTACAGATTTTTTAAATCAGTGATAGGCAGAATATATAAACATcagggtgacacacacacacttcccctatATCTTTGATCCCTCTTTTCCATCAGCAAGGAGGATCCTATCATTTCCTGTGTGGTGTCAGCTATTCACATGAACACATCAGTAGGGTATAACATTAGCTAAGCACTGTTGACACAGAAGTTGAAGTCATTCTCAACCTCTTGCCCCGTGCTGGAAGGGACAAGTATTATAATGATGATGTGTTGCAGACCCGATTTGACTTTGCTATTTGTCCTTTCAAGGCCATGGCATTGACACGTCTCTGTTTTTCTCTGACGGAATGGAATGTGTCTGCTCCTCATGTAGGCGTCTGCCTCTCGGTTCCTCACAGTTGCCATAGCTACTGGggaacaggaaaaaaaaaaatccgTCTCGATAGACCGTTTGTTTGTGTTAGTTCGAGtttatgtgtgtgtctgggtatggtatggtatggtttggtatggtatggtatggtatggtatggtttagtatggtatggtatggtttaGTATGGTatggtttggtatggtttagtatggtatggtatggtttggtatggtgtggtgtggtttgtTATGGTGTGGTTTAGTATGGTAtgtttggtgtggtgtggtttggtATGGTTTGGTGTGGTATGTTTTGGTTAGGTTTGGTATGGTATGGTTTGGTATGGATTGgtatggtttggtttggtttggtgtggtatggtatggttAGGTATGGTTTGGTATGGTATGGCTTGGTATGgtttggtgtggtatggtgtggtatggtttGGTATGGTTCGGTATTGTCACGAcatcctccgaagctgcctcctctccttcttcgggcaggctttggcgttcgtcgtcaccggccttctagccactgccgctccatatctcatcattccatttgttttgtcttgtctattacacacacctggttcatatcccctcattagtatgtgtataagtgctccctctgcccccttgtccttgtgggtgattgtttattgtgagaagatagtagctcggttgagttcagtgtattttgtattgccggggtattttccctgtgtgcctgtttgttccagtgcgcctgttttgtgatttaccctcctgcgcctgagtccttcaaatcacgcatcacaggtATGTGTGCAGAGTAAGGACTAACTGCACAAATATGTTCAGTTGATGCCACAGTCCTAAGGAGGAGCGATAAACTAAGCTACGTAAACAATAATCGAGGTCTCGCATAAAAGCAAAAGTTGGATATTTCTCCATACAGTCTTTGGGTGGAATGTAGATCCTCTCTGATCCTATTGACATAAGCTTATTCAACATTGGGTTGTCCTCCGAAGAATGGCAGGAATGTCTTTCTTCTGGCATCAAGACCTGAGGGGCTTTTTATGGGTTGTGTTTTAAATGGCATCTGAGGATGCACTATTGAGTCCAGTATGGATTACACAAGATTGCTACAAGGGAGAGGAGGATCGGGATTGTGTAGGCGTTGTTTAGGACAGGATATTTCAATGAATGTCAGATCATGGCGCTCTTGAACACAATGACACTTACTAATGAAGCATGTGCTTGTGTGTTttttaatgtgtttgtgtgtgtatgtctgcgcGCATGTCACTTGTGTACatgcgtgaatgtgtgtgtgctcttACGAGAAAGGGAGAGTGGGTGTTAATTGGCATTTGTCAGTGTCTGGTCGCATTTCCTCTTTCTAGAAGCGTATGGAAGATAAACTCACAGCTCTCTCATTGTATGACTCATAGTACGAAAGGAACATTGTCACCCCCCTTCCACAGAAACATACAGAGGcagaactacatttacatttacatttacgtcatttagcagacgctcttatccagagcgacttacattattatctAGACACACAGCTGGACCGCATTACAAGAGACCAGAGGAGAACACACTATAGAGACAGTGGCAGTCTGTTGAAGTCAAGCTGCTGAACTCATCTGAGACACAACGAAGACTCTTTGGCAGACTTTGGCAGGAATAGTGATTTGAAGGTTGATATTGGGACAAGAGAGATTACAATTTTAGACGTCACTGCATTACAAGTGGACTTGGTAAGAAAAGCACCAGCGCTACACTGCCACTTCAGATTCAAATTCCAAACTGTGTCTCATCACATCAAGTGGATTTGGATAAGAGGAGTACCCACACAACTCCAGTCTGAGGCTAAAATATATTACTTAGCAGGTGGTAATAGGAAGAGAGGCTGTATAACACGGAGCGGagaaaggaagggagaggagTGTGTGAGGCAGCTCTCTGCTTGTGGAAGTAGCTGCTAGCCACACCTTACAGCTCTTGCTGGGAAAGACTAAAGATCCTCTACAGAACCATGACTCTCTCTGCCCCAGCCGGGACTCTTCTATTGCTGTTCTCTGTCTCCTTTCTTCTACATGGCTGTTCCCCCTCTTCCACCACGGAGGAGTGCACCGGCGTCCGTAAGTTGGTGCTTCTCTTTTTCTCCGGCTTTCATTCCAAACTCCTTTAGGTCTTTTTTTCATCAGGCAAACCATTAACCGAGGCTTTGCCATAAAACATtccaaatgtgtgtgtttgtgtgtgaatctGTTGTGTGTAGGTGTTCATGTTCAATCTTACTGTAGCTTCAATGTGGTAATTTCAGCTGAAGCAGCTTGTCGTCTTGGTTTCCTTTGATTTTGAAGATATACCGGCATGCAAGCTAAACATGCCTCTTATCTACGGAGTAGGAATGCGTTCCCTATATAGTAGTTTATGTAAGTTACTGCTATGTACCGGCCAGCTATTTCCTGTCCATTAAATCATTCGCTGAAATGAGCCTTAGCTCTCTCGGAACTTTCACTCTATCCTGCCACCTAATTGTTATGGCTAAACAGCAGCAAGCATGAATTCCATGGCTGATTTGATAAAAAACGTGTCCACAACACTGAGCCCCtaccagggttgggtaggttactttttaaatcctccttaccttcaggctctgatcagaccctacacccaaacgagggaactacgttcatccacctctggcctgctagcccccctacctctatggaagcacagttcccgctcagcccagtcaaagctattcgctgctctggcaccccaatggtggaacaagctcccccacgacgccaggacagcggagtcactgaccaccttccggagacacttgaaaccctacctctttaaggaatacctggaatagtataaaagtaatccttctgtaGACCTATAACAGTGCTAAATCTGGATACCAAAATATAAATTTGCATTTACCACAGTTAGTGCTGTTGTTATTAGGTTAATGCACATTAACTCTTAACTTTCCAGCTCACATATATGAATATTTATTATGTATCCAGGTCTCCAAGGGGACATGTGGTCATAAAGAGCTTTCAGCTGCAGCGTAAATGTCAATTAGACAGTTAAGGTTTTTTTTGTTCAGCCTCAAGAGGATCCGCCTGAGGATGTGATGAGTCTAGCTGACCTTCAGACACACTTCAGACCACTTTAATGTTCTTGCTAGACCCCTCCCATGACCCTAGCATCTTTTGAAGTTGATGAGACAACTTTGTTCTTAATAGCTAGgattccatccaattggcgacagattttcatgcgaatataaaaaaatatgcataaagaaaatatgcacattttcccaccagtggtgtgtttccaccaaactagtgttgagtgattagtgctttttgaggtcggttcggtttcggttagATTACTAAAAAATAATCATTGTTTTTATTTCGGTTTCGATTATTTgagttgaatgctgtaacaatacagaataaaataattaataaaagtcccatgatggtagtgacagctcattactgcttatcacttgttaaccataatttattcacattgcttttctttaataaaatatttcagttgttgtgtatattacatttgttttatttgatgactttattatttaattccaagtcattATCTCATAGAGCTGCTGCTGTCTGAGGAAATCAttattttgtagttcttcaaagtaaataaggcacagctgctctctatatcccctcACAATCTGCATATTCTTCTGCCTCTTCCATAACAGGCATAAAAAAACCAGAGACTGGACAATAGATGCACAATTAATTATGGTCTTtctagttaattaccacgttttctttgctaaactatgtagaatatttgCTTGTTGGAAACTATAACTCCCTGCTACATTGCatagttcaggctggatctgatttatctctagaaaaACTAcaatgtgcgcattgagctcacagaaaaaaacttgaaccaaatggaattcaaataatcaactgaCATTGGTTAATGAGTTGTTTAAAAAACGGAAAATAACTGACAttttaatcgctcagcactacaccaaactgacttgttgcggataaaaagttttcatgtacagaataaaaatctaaagttcaatgtgtttccatcgcattttcaactctaccaataGTTTTATCACAAAAACTTGTCACGGGCTGAGCGTAGATGTGGTgcagaaatcaagcgcaggacaacagaggctcttcaacagtctttagtgaggATCAAACAATACAAAAAGACTCACGGCAAAATCCCAGCCGGAGGGCAAGCGAAACAATTACGCACACAGGAAACAGTGCGTAACCCAAactgcgcacacagtgcggacactCTCTCCAAACAAAACAGAACGAGAGCGAACAAACTGACGCCAagctgacacgaaacaattacacacaacacatgacaaaacctaagagaacttatagggcacataatcaacactaacaaagaacaggtgtacaaacagaccaaaccaaacgaacatcgaaatatagaacggtggcagctagtactcctgagacgacgaccgccgaagcctgcccgaacaaggaggagaagcagcctcggccgaaaccgtgacaaaactgttgcattaaatagcaaatgtgcctactctggtcttggcacgtgcgctctagccaacagctcccagatacagtgcaggtaggcttgtctacatgatgagattattatggataagagcgagaatatttgtatttgtcaaacggcagtcaagcactgatcatcatgtcaccagaatattTAATCCCtttttttaggcactaaactacttccatatatacttccattcatttttaaaCGGGTATTGGGCTACCTCCAGACGagtcatgttcgtgagagtcatctttccatagaggggtcataatagtttgtaggctaAACCTTTAGGATGCTACAGATGTTTTCctgagaagaccaatttttgggatgtctcatggtctgacaaacactgctgtggCTCTGTCACCTTTAAATCAATATTTACGCATAGATATTTCTCGCATAATtgattttaccgacacaaaaagatcccaccacgTCGAACGAACAAATGAGTTGTCGACATTTATACatttgtaccgaaacttcctgtttccatcacagctgtcgtgatttttttttatatggtatgactttacttgcataaagaTTATGGATAGAAACGTGGTTAATCAGCTGAATCGTAGCTTGAGATCCACTTGAGTAACTCAAATTTTCACCCAAATCTCCCTTCGACATCACGGCATGATTTAAGGACGTGAAAGTCTTGCAAGCTTAACAAAGCGGgctgaatcctaacttgagatatGCACACAGCTCAATCTTTTGTGTAAGTCACACATTCATGTCAATGGGAAATTTTAGTCTGAATGCTTGACTTGGATGCAAAGTTTCTCCTGGATAAAAAGGTCAGTACAGTATGTGTACGAACTGTTTATATCAAATGAAATATATTGACGTACTTGTAATGTAGGCCCACACTAAATCCTTGAATCAACATAAATTATCTACAGTATACTGAGAATCCTTGTATAATGCTTGTAGCATGTATAATGTCTAATGAATCGTCAAATCTTCTGTGCCTTCTTGGACAGGGATGCGCTCCTTTAAGCTGGTGTCCACGTGTAACTTCACCACCCTGAAAGACAAGCAGATCAAGGAGGTGCAGGCTTCCACCACTGTGCTCTACGTGCCCATCCTCTACATGATCACCTTCACTCTGGGCCTCCCGGCTAACCTCCTGGCCCTGTGGGTCCTTCTGTTCCGTACCAAGAAGCTGCCCTCTACCATCCTCCTCATCAACCTCACTGCCACCGACCTCATGATCCTGCTGGTGCTCCCCTTCCGCATCGTCTACCACTTCCAGGGCAACGACTGGGCCTTTGGTGAGCCTTTTTGCCGCGTGGTCACAGCGCTCTTCTACGGCAACATGTACGGCTCCGTGCTGTGTCTGGCGTTCATCGCTGTGGACCGCTACGTGGCGTTGGTGCACCCGTTCGGTGCCAAGACCCTCCGCAGCTGCCGCACCTCTCTCTAcatgagcctgtgtgtgtgggtggcggTGTTGGCCGCCATGCTGCCTCTCCTCGTCTCGCGCCAGTCCTACACGCTGGACGAGCCGCGCATCACCACCTGCCACGACGTGCTGCCCGAGGAGGTGCACGAGAACTACTTCCTGCCCTACTTCCTCACACTATTTTTTCTTGGCTTCGTGCTCCCCCTTCTGGTCGTCCTCTACTGCTACGTCTCTGTGATATGCACCCTGGTGGCGGGAGGCCAGCGCTACGCCCACGCCGTGCGCGTCACCATGCTAGTCCTGGTGGTGTTCGTGGGCTGCCTGCTGCCCAgcaacatcctcctcctcctgcacTACTCAGACTCTTACCTGGTGGACAACGGGGAGGACCTTTACGTGCCCTACATGGTTAGCCTAGCCGTTAGCACGATGAACAGCTGCATTGACCCCTTCATCTTCTACTACATCTATGATGACTTCAGGGACAAGGTCATGATGGTGCTGTGTTGCCGTGGCAACAATGGGAGAGACTCATCCACAGGGAATCAGGTGTCCTTTTCGTCCTCCTTACAGAGGTCAAAGGTGACGCTGCTGTCCAAGTCTAGTCAGAGGCCGGGGACGTCAGAGGGGTAGGAAGCATGAGGACAACAGGCAATAGAGGACTAGAcgcacagtgagggaaaaaagtatttgattccctgctgattttgtacatttgcccactgacaaagaaatgatcagtctataattgtaatggtaggtttatttgaacagtgagagacagaattacaacaaaagaatccagaaaaacgcatgtcaaaaatgtcataaattgatttgcattttaatgagggaaataagtatttgaccccctctcaatcagaaagatttctggctcccaggtgtcttttatacaggtaacgagctgagattaggagcacactcttaaagggagtgctcctaatctcagtttgttacctgtataaaagacacatgtccacagaagaaatcaatcaatcagattccaaac from Coregonus clupeaformis isolate EN_2021a chromosome 3, ASM2061545v1, whole genome shotgun sequence harbors:
- the LOC121546262 gene encoding proteinase-activated receptor 4, which encodes MRSFKLVSTCNFTTLKDKQIKEVQASTTVLYVPILYMITFTLGLPANLLALWVLLFRTKKLPSTILLINLTATDLMILLVLPFRIVYHFQGNDWAFGEPFCRVVTALFYGNMYGSVLCLAFIAVDRYVALVHPFGAKTLRSCRTSLYMSLCVWVAVLAAMLPLLVSRQSYTLDEPRITTCHDVLPEEVHENYFLPYFLTLFFLGFVLPLLVVLYCYVSVICTLVAGGQRYAHAVRVTMLVLVVFVGCLLPSNILLLLHYSDSYLVDNGEDLYVPYMVSLAVSTMNSCIDPFIFYYIYDDFRDKVMMVLCCRGNNGRDSSTGNQVSFSSSLQRSKVTLLSKSSQRPGTSEG